Proteins encoded within one genomic window of Gammaproteobacteria bacterium:
- the gltX gene encoding glutamate--tRNA ligase yields MRVKTRFAPSPTGYLHIGGVRTALFSWLFARHHGGAFVLRIEDTDSERSTEASIQAILSGMAWVGLDHDEGPFFQTERLARYAEVAAGMLASGSAYRCYCSREELEAMRAAQVARGENPRYDGRCRDRRAPVPGVDPVIRLRSPREGTVTVHDLVRGDVSFDNAELDDVILMRSDGVPTFHFGVVVDDADMEITHVIRGDDHLNNTPRHIHIQQALGVPVPAYAHLPMILGADGARLSKRHGAVNVLEYRDRGYLADALLNYLVRLGWSHGDQEIFSRQQMIELFDIAAVNSAASRFNPDKLAWLNQQYILARDRGQLAAELGAFMALRGLPHDAGPPLAAVVDAYRERAVTLEDMVQASAYVFNDFADIDAKAARQHLKAAAVPVLAQVLERLEALPGWQREAIHEVLQAVAAALGIGFGKVGQPLRVAVTGGTVSPPIDVTLEVIGRERVLRRLRHALQLAQAQPPVS; encoded by the coding sequence ATGCGCGTCAAGACCCGATTTGCTCCCAGCCCGACCGGTTATCTCCACATTGGTGGCGTGCGCACGGCGCTGTTCTCGTGGCTGTTTGCCCGCCATCACGGCGGTGCATTCGTGCTGCGCATCGAGGATACCGACAGCGAGCGCTCCACAGAGGCCTCGATCCAGGCCATCCTCAGCGGCATGGCGTGGGTCGGACTGGACCATGACGAGGGCCCGTTCTTCCAGACCGAGCGCCTTGCGCGCTATGCCGAGGTCGCGGCAGGCATGCTGGCAAGCGGTAGCGCCTACCGCTGCTACTGCTCGCGCGAGGAACTCGAGGCGATGCGTGCCGCGCAGGTGGCCCGCGGCGAGAATCCGCGCTACGACGGCCGCTGCCGCGACCGCCGCGCGCCGGTGCCCGGCGTCGATCCGGTGATCCGCCTGCGCAGCCCCCGCGAGGGAACCGTCACCGTGCACGACCTGGTGCGCGGCGACGTCAGCTTCGACAACGCCGAGCTCGACGACGTCATCCTCATGCGTTCCGACGGTGTGCCGACCTTCCACTTCGGCGTGGTGGTGGACGACGCCGACATGGAGATCACCCACGTCATCCGCGGTGACGATCATCTGAACAACACGCCACGGCACATCCACATCCAGCAGGCGCTCGGCGTGCCCGTTCCGGCCTACGCGCACCTGCCCATGATCCTCGGTGCCGACGGCGCGCGGCTGTCCAAGCGCCATGGCGCGGTGAATGTCCTCGAGTACCGCGATCGCGGCTACCTTGCCGATGCGCTGCTGAACTACCTGGTGCGCCTCGGCTGGTCCCATGGCGACCAGGAGATATTCAGCCGCCAGCAGATGATCGAGCTGTTCGACATCGCCGCCGTGAACAGCGCGGCGTCACGCTTCAACCCGGACAAGCTCGCCTGGCTCAACCAGCAGTACATCCTCGCCCGCGACCGCGGGCAGCTCGCCGCCGAGCTCGGCGCATTCATGGCGCTGCGCGGCCTGCCGCACGATGCAGGCCCGCCGCTGGCCGCGGTGGTGGATGCGTATCGCGAGCGGGCGGTGACCCTTGAGGACATGGTCCAGGCGAGTGCCTACGTATTCAACGATTTTGCGGACATCGACGCGAAGGCCGCGCGCCAGCACCTGAAGGCGGCCGCGGTGCCGGTACTCGCCCAGGTCCTCGAGCGGCTCGAGGCTCTGCCCGGGTGGCAGCGCGAGGCCATCCACGAGGTGCTGCAGGCGGTTGCCGCGGCGCTAGGCATCGGCTTCGGCAAGGTTGGCCAGCCGCTGCGCGTGGCGGTCACCGGCGGCACCGTGTCGCCACCCATCGACGTGACGCTGGAAGTGATCGGGCGCGAGCGCGTGCTGCGGCGCCTGCGCCACGCGTTGCAGCTCGCGCAGGCGCAACCGCCGGTTTCTTGA
- the prsK gene encoding PEP-CTERM system histidine kinase PrsK: MSLVLNQSWSYWAAAVAYALLLAYVLVAGGRGLLRWHLLAVAATGAAWGGLLAERVGLPFASHLDPVVLLAELACLGSWYLLLNRLLRGPYKRSMPEMVRRGLALLWLGLAALGAAACWQWFARTDEGWVSGVFSGIVLTGALVCMALAAQLSRDAPVEGRPALGMLVAAAALAAGAQVVAMTLALLGSYTPSDIQVARALAMAATAVLLARAVYLQPQWSLAIFVSPQARTYMPRFMAMAGVLAILLAVLPYSRSLEPTAAHPLGLLLIGLSGSPVVALLFSQSLSARARVFLSKHFLPFRYDYREEWLRLIDTLASPDQPLPLPERSIKAVAQIVGSPAGLLWMRRETDGSYVCVAGWNTKMWSNERVPADNPAISFMYERQWILDTAELARSPAMYNGLRRPAWLEQFPDALLLVPLISNQQLIGFMLLLQSSSAFRLTFEEIDLLRTSGRQVAAHLAQYEADQRLAEAKQFEAFNRLTAFLMHDLKNLIAQQSLVVKNAARHKGNPAFVEDAIATIDNSVARMSKLLQQLQSGEAGGRRSRVRIASALQEAVERCRVRGPEPRILEADERLHAQIDRDRFTMVAAHLIRNAQEATGEQGTVELRAVRAGGHAVISIRDDGCGMDADFIRTRLFRPFDSTKGSKGMGIGAYQARSLVVDSGGTLDVESEPGRGTCITIRLPLAEAVEAQG; the protein is encoded by the coding sequence TTGTCCCTGGTGTTGAACCAGTCCTGGAGTTACTGGGCCGCAGCCGTTGCCTATGCACTGCTGCTGGCCTACGTGCTGGTGGCGGGCGGACGCGGGTTGCTGCGCTGGCACCTGCTGGCCGTGGCCGCGACCGGCGCCGCCTGGGGCGGCCTGCTGGCGGAGCGGGTGGGCCTGCCGTTTGCCTCCCACCTGGACCCCGTGGTGCTCCTCGCCGAGCTGGCCTGTTTGGGCAGCTGGTACCTGCTGCTCAATCGCCTGCTTCGCGGGCCTTACAAGCGTTCCATGCCGGAGATGGTGCGACGCGGGCTGGCGCTGCTCTGGCTGGGGCTGGCTGCGCTGGGGGCGGCGGCCTGCTGGCAGTGGTTCGCACGGACTGACGAGGGCTGGGTCTCCGGCGTCTTCAGCGGCATCGTCCTGACGGGCGCCCTGGTCTGCATGGCACTGGCGGCGCAGCTCAGCCGCGATGCCCCGGTGGAAGGCCGCCCGGCGCTGGGCATGCTGGTGGCCGCGGCTGCCCTGGCGGCAGGAGCGCAGGTGGTGGCCATGACGCTGGCCCTGCTCGGTTCGTACACGCCGTCGGACATCCAGGTGGCACGCGCGCTGGCGATGGCAGCCACCGCGGTGCTGCTCGCCCGCGCCGTATACCTGCAGCCGCAATGGTCGCTGGCGATATTCGTCTCGCCGCAGGCGCGCACCTACATGCCGCGTTTCATGGCCATGGCGGGCGTCCTGGCGATCCTCCTCGCCGTGCTGCCCTACAGCCGTTCGCTGGAGCCGACGGCTGCGCACCCGCTGGGGCTGCTGCTGATCGGCCTGAGCGGATCGCCGGTGGTGGCGCTGCTGTTCTCGCAGAGCCTCAGTGCCCGCGCCCGCGTGTTCCTCAGCAAGCACTTCCTGCCGTTCCGCTATGACTACCGCGAGGAGTGGCTGCGCCTGATCGACACGCTGGCATCGCCGGACCAGCCGCTGCCGCTTCCCGAGCGGTCGATCAAGGCGGTGGCGCAGATCGTCGGCAGTCCGGCCGGGTTGCTGTGGATGCGGCGCGAGACGGACGGGTCGTACGTCTGCGTGGCCGGCTGGAACACCAAGATGTGGTCCAACGAGCGGGTGCCTGCCGACAACCCGGCCATCAGCTTCATGTACGAGCGCCAGTGGATCCTCGACACCGCGGAGCTGGCCCGCAGCCCGGCCATGTACAACGGCCTGCGGCGCCCCGCCTGGCTCGAGCAGTTCCCCGATGCGTTGCTGCTCGTGCCCCTGATCAGCAACCAGCAGCTGATCGGCTTCATGCTGCTGCTGCAGTCGAGCTCGGCCTTCAGGCTGACCTTCGAGGAGATCGACCTGCTGCGTACCTCGGGGCGCCAGGTGGCGGCGCACCTCGCGCAGTACGAAGCCGACCAGCGGCTGGCCGAGGCCAAGCAGTTTGAGGCCTTCAACCGCCTCACCGCGTTCCTGATGCACGACCTGAAGAACCTGATCGCGCAGCAGTCCCTGGTGGTGAAGAACGCGGCGCGCCACAAGGGCAATCCGGCCTTCGTCGAGGATGCCATCGCCACCATCGACAACTCCGTGGCGCGGATGAGCAAGCTGCTGCAGCAGCTGCAGAGCGGGGAGGCGGGCGGCCGGCGCAGCCGCGTGCGCATCGCCAGCGCGCTGCAGGAGGCCGTGGAACGCTGTCGCGTGCGCGGGCCCGAGCCGCGGATCCTCGAGGCCGACGAGCGCCTGCACGCGCAGATCGACCGGGACCGCTTCACCATGGTTGCGGCGCACCTGATCCGCAACGCGCAGGAGGCCACGGGCGAGCAGGGTACGGTGGAATTGCGGGCGGTGCGTGCCGGCGGCCACGCGGTCATCAGCATTCGTGACGACGGCTGCGGCATGGATGCGGACTTCATCCGCACGCGCCTGTTCAGGCCCTTCGACTCGACCAAGGGCAGCAAGGGCATGGGGATCGGCGCCTACCAGGCCCGCAGCCTGGTGGTGGATTCCGGCGGCACGCTCGACGTCGAGTCGGAACCCGGGCGCGGCACCTGTATTACCATCCGCCTGCCGCTGGCCGAGGCGGTCGAGGCCCAGGGCTGA
- the prsR gene encoding PEP-CTERM-box response regulator transcription factor, with the protein MSEQRRRLLVVEDDRGLQSQLRWCFEDYEVLVAEDRESALAQLRRHEPAVVLQDLGLPPDAEGVSEGFATLEQILGLAPATKVIVVTGHGDQQNAVKAVGLGAYDFYQKPVDTEVLQLIVNRAYQIHELELENQRLARQQGASPLDGIVAGSEKMLQVCRIVEKVAPTNATTLVLGESGTGKELMARAVHALSPRARKAFVAINCAAIPETLLESELFGYEKGAFTGAVKQTPGKIETADGGTLFLDEIGDMPLSLQAKLLRFLQERVVERVGGREEIPVDVRVVCATNQDLDAGIRESRFRQDLYYRISEITIRLPPLREREAGKLVLARILLEKAVAQHGRRISGFSADAQHAIDKYSWPGNVRELENKIKGAVIMAEGKQVTAADLGLEAIDASAPNLNLREVRREAETRAIRRAMALCDANVSQAARLLGITRPTLYDLLQKYGIQVGGERPEGAAGA; encoded by the coding sequence GTGAGCGAACAACGGCGACGGTTGCTGGTGGTGGAGGATGACAGGGGCCTGCAGAGCCAGCTGCGCTGGTGCTTCGAGGACTACGAGGTGCTGGTGGCGGAGGATCGCGAGTCGGCGCTGGCGCAGCTGCGCCGCCACGAGCCGGCCGTGGTGCTGCAGGACCTCGGCCTGCCACCGGATGCGGAGGGCGTCTCCGAGGGCTTCGCCACCCTCGAGCAGATCCTCGGCCTGGCACCGGCCACCAAGGTCATCGTCGTCACCGGCCACGGCGACCAGCAAAACGCCGTGAAGGCCGTCGGCCTCGGCGCCTATGACTTCTACCAGAAGCCGGTCGACACCGAAGTCCTGCAGCTGATCGTCAATCGCGCCTACCAGATCCACGAGCTGGAGCTGGAGAACCAGCGCCTGGCGCGGCAGCAGGGTGCCTCGCCGCTGGATGGCATCGTCGCCGGCAGCGAGAAGATGCTGCAGGTCTGCCGCATCGTCGAAAAGGTGGCGCCGACCAATGCCACCACGCTGGTGCTGGGGGAAAGCGGCACCGGCAAGGAGCTGATGGCGCGCGCCGTCCATGCCCTGAGCCCGCGGGCCCGCAAGGCCTTCGTCGCCATCAACTGCGCGGCCATCCCCGAGACGCTGCTGGAGAGCGAGCTGTTCGGCTACGAGAAGGGCGCCTTCACCGGTGCGGTCAAGCAGACGCCGGGAAAGATCGAGACCGCCGATGGTGGCACCCTGTTCCTCGACGAGATCGGCGACATGCCGCTGTCACTGCAGGCCAAGCTGCTGCGCTTCCTGCAGGAGCGGGTGGTGGAGCGGGTCGGCGGACGCGAGGAAATACCCGTCGACGTGCGCGTGGTCTGCGCCACCAACCAGGACCTCGACGCCGGCATCCGCGAGAGCCGCTTCCGGCAGGACCTCTACTACCGCATCAGCGAGATCACCATCCGCCTGCCGCCGCTGCGCGAGCGGGAGGCGGGAAAGCTGGTGCTGGCGCGCATCCTGCTGGAGAAGGCCGTGGCCCAGCACGGACGACGCATCAGCGGCTTCAGCGCCGATGCGCAGCACGCCATCGACAAGTATTCCTGGCCGGGCAACGTGCGCGAGCTGGAGAACAAGATCAAGGGTGCGGTGATCATGGCCGAGGGCAAGCAGGTCACCGCCGCCGACCTCGGCCTGGAAGCCATCGATGCCAGCGCGCCGAACTTGAACCTGCGCGAGGTGCGGCGCGAGGCCGAGACCCGCGCCATCCGCCGCGCCATGGCGCTGTGCGATGCCAATGTGTCGCAGGCCGCCAGGCTGCTGGGCATCACCCGGCCGACACTCTACGACCTGCTGCAGAAGTACGGCATCCAGGTCGGTGGCGAGCGGCCGGAGGGGGCGGCCGGCGCCTAG